From the Bacteroidota bacterium genome, one window contains:
- a CDS encoding prepilin-type N-terminal cleavage/methylation domain-containing protein, with translation MIKKVKAFTIIELVVVMILTSIVVGIVYSSYSIVGNQFYMYKKTGIQNSQVALLKMLLNKDFTTSQTIKKGNNELFFYQENNLILYGFGENFITRNSNAVKDTFAISPINIDTRFLNQVILNNNDIVDELYFEAEIFKQQQVFQFKKQYAADVLIENESEQK, from the coding sequence ATGATAAAAAAAGTAAAAGCATTCACAATTATTGAATTGGTAGTGGTAATGATACTTACTTCAATTGTTGTAGGTATTGTTTATTCTTCATACAGTATTGTTGGGAACCAATTCTATATGTATAAAAAAACAGGTATACAAAATTCACAGGTAGCCTTATTAAAAATGCTGTTAAATAAAGATTTCACAACATCGCAAACCATTAAAAAAGGAAATAACGAGCTCTTCTTTTATCAAGAAAACAATTTAATCCTGTATGGATTTGGCGAAAACTTTATTACAAGAAACAGCAATGCTGTTAAAGATACTTTTGCCATTAGCCCGATTAATATAGATACAAGGTTTCTAAACCAAGTAATTTTAAATAACAACGACATTGTTGATGAACTCTATTTTGAAGCAGAAATTTTTAAACAACAACAGGTTTTTCAATTTAAAAAGCAATATGCTGCAGATGTTTTAATTGAAAACGAATCAGAACAAAAATAA
- a CDS encoding type II secretion system F family protein, translating to MATINLSKYPLNKKNNVEKKKIDETSIFDFLNKDISIFGSQLNDKKKERFYSELNILFTAGVDIKTTLELIEEEQVKKVEKELYRKIRESVINGVSLSEAIKLTGKFSTYEYYSIMIGEESGRLTTVLDELAVFFSKKIKQKRLVLNALSYPTIVLLVAFGAIFFMLKFIVPMFADVFLRFGGDLPYITKLIIKISKAFSLYAWYFIFCVLGISIFFFLQKQKDWFRRLSADFIMKTPIFGNIIQKIYLARFCHSMNLLISAKTPLLQAIQLVKKMVGFYPIEYSLGIVESNVLKGEPLSLSLSRYPVYNKRLIALIKVAEEVNQLDLVFGKLAKQYTDEVEHQTSLIGSLIEPIMIIFLGLLVTIILVAMYLPLFQLSTSFG from the coding sequence ATGGCAACTATTAACTTAAGTAAATATCCTCTTAACAAGAAAAACAACGTTGAGAAAAAGAAGATTGATGAAACTTCTATTTTTGATTTTTTAAATAAAGATATTTCAATTTTCGGATCACAGCTCAATGATAAGAAGAAGGAACGGTTTTATTCTGAATTAAATATTTTATTCACTGCCGGAGTGGACATTAAAACTACGCTGGAACTAATAGAAGAGGAACAGGTAAAAAAAGTTGAAAAAGAATTATACAGAAAAATCAGAGAATCGGTTATTAATGGAGTCAGCTTGTCAGAAGCCATTAAACTAACAGGGAAATTTTCAACCTATGAATATTACAGTATAATGATAGGTGAAGAGAGCGGGAGATTAACTACGGTACTAGATGAACTTGCTGTTTTTTTTTCCAAAAAGATAAAACAGAAAAGGCTTGTTCTTAATGCACTGTCCTACCCTACTATTGTTCTTTTGGTAGCATTTGGAGCAATATTTTTCATGCTGAAATTCATAGTTCCAATGTTTGCTGATGTATTCCTTCGTTTTGGAGGAGACCTTCCCTATATTACAAAACTTATAATTAAAATTTCAAAAGCCTTTTCACTATATGCCTGGTACTTCATTTTTTGTGTTTTGGGAATCAGCATATTTTTTTTCCTGCAAAAACAGAAGGATTGGTTTAGAAGATTAAGTGCTGATTTCATTATGAAAACGCCCATTTTTGGAAATATAATTCAAAAAATATATTTAGCACGTTTCTGCCATTCAATGAATTTGTTGATTAGTGCTAAAACACCCTTGTTGCAGGCCATACAATTGGTAAAAAAGATGGTAGGTTTTTACCCTATTGAATATTCATTAGGAATAGTAGAAAGCAATGTACTTAAAGGAGAACCCTTATCATTGAGTTTATCCCGTTACCCTGTATACAATAAACGACTGATCGCATTGATAAAGGTTGCTGAAGAAGTTAATCAGTTAGATCTTGTGTTCGGGAAACTTGCAAAGCAATATACAGATGAAGTAGAGCATCAAACAAGCCTTATTGGAAGTTTGATAGAACCAATAATGATTATCTTCCTGGGATTATTGGTTACAATTATCCTGGTAGCAATGTACTTGCCACTGTTTCAATTAAGCACTTCATTTGGATAA